A genomic window from Sphingobacterium spiritivorum includes:
- a CDS encoding rhamnogalacturonan acetylesterase — protein MAVSFTAPQRRSVIFLIGDSTVKNGKGKGGAGQWGWGSVLEQYFDTTRIDIQNRALGGTSTRTFISKGLWKNVLDQLNKDDFLVVQFGHNDGGPLDDTARARGTIKGIGDEVKTIYNPLLRQEEAVHTYGWYLTKMIQEAKQKGAHVIICSPIPRDRWKDHKVERAEGSYPAWAEQVAQNNKVPFIDLHNLIADEYDRIGKEKVAAYFTAADHTHTSYEGAQKNAQTVVQAIKELKQTELRNYLLP, from the coding sequence ATGGCTGTATCTTTTACAGCTCCGCAACGCAGATCGGTAATCTTTCTGATCGGAGACTCTACCGTGAAAAATGGTAAAGGAAAAGGTGGCGCAGGACAATGGGGCTGGGGAAGTGTTTTGGAACAATATTTTGATACCACCCGGATCGATATTCAAAACCGGGCATTAGGAGGCACAAGCACGCGTACATTTATCAGTAAGGGATTATGGAAAAATGTGCTCGACCAGCTTAATAAAGATGATTTTTTAGTGGTACAGTTTGGACACAATGACGGTGGACCTTTAGATGATACAGCAAGAGCAAGAGGAACGATCAAAGGAATCGGAGATGAGGTAAAGACCATTTATAATCCTTTACTCAGGCAGGAAGAGGCCGTTCATACATATGGCTGGTATCTGACAAAGATGATACAGGAGGCAAAGCAGAAAGGTGCACATGTCATTATCTGTTCACCTATACCACGAGACAGATGGAAAGATCATAAAGTAGAGCGGGCTGAAGGAAGTTATCCCGCATGGGCTGAGCAGGTGGCACAAAACAATAAGGTTCCCTTCATTGATCTGCATAACCTGATCGCTGATGAGTATGACAGAATCGGCAAAGAAAAAGTTGCAGCTTATTTTACTGCTGCAGATCATACCCATACCAGTTATGAAGGTGCTCAAAAAAATGCACAAACCGTAGTACAGGCAATAAAAGAATTAAAACAAACAGAATTGAGGAATTATCTCCTGCCTTAA
- a CDS encoding rhamnogalacturonan lyase: protein MKGYKAALLSLLLIHSGYVMAQRAMEYLDRGLSLTNVDPQHVLLSWRLLGTDHPNTGFNVFQKQTNGKDILINPTPITNSTNLLVPVAADPATFYVETLRENSANEYSGTITFHPDDRKNYTSIALQPLEGYRVNDASAADLDGDGIYELILHRTGRSKDNSQEGLTDRPVLEAYKLNGTFLWRIDLGINIREGAHYTQFMVYDLDGDGRAELVCKTADGTKDAKGKIIGDEKKDWRNEVGRILDGPEYLTVFDGLTGAERHTVGYIPDRYPVDGWGIGSHNDSKGNRADRFLAAVAYLDGEHPSVLMCRGYYGRSAIVTWDFVDGKLRPRWKFDSQNGDSPYSGQGFHNLSVADVDNDGRDEIVYGSMTIDDDGKALYSSGFGHGDANHVGDLDPDSPGLEIFTIHEHPKEDKPGAVLRRASDGKVLWAKAYGVDVGRGVADNIDDSNPGAEMWFSGDRNLYNSAGKRIGRAPNSANFLIWWDGDLERELLNGTTVSKYGKGEIFRAQGCVSNNGTKSTPVLSADLFGDWREEVIFASEDQTELRIYATPHPTPHRLYTLMHDPQYRLSIAWQNVGYNQPPHTSYFVGKDMAPIRQPNIKIVKPVQPKDETIRP, encoded by the coding sequence ATGAAAGGTTATAAAGCTGCCTTATTGTCGTTACTACTCATACATAGCGGATATGTGATGGCACAACGCGCTATGGAATATCTGGATCGCGGATTGTCCCTCACCAATGTAGATCCTCAGCATGTATTGCTGAGTTGGAGATTGCTGGGTACTGATCATCCGAATACCGGATTCAATGTGTTTCAAAAACAAACAAACGGCAAAGATATACTCATCAATCCGACACCGATCACAAACAGTACTAATTTACTTGTACCTGTCGCAGCAGATCCTGCCACTTTCTATGTCGAAACATTAAGGGAAAATAGTGCTAATGAGTACTCCGGAACGATTACTTTCCATCCTGATGACCGAAAGAATTATACCAGTATAGCCCTTCAGCCTCTGGAGGGTTATCGGGTGAATGATGCCAGTGCAGCCGATCTGGATGGAGACGGAATTTACGAATTGATTCTGCATCGTACTGGAAGGAGTAAGGATAACTCGCAGGAAGGATTGACAGATCGTCCTGTACTGGAAGCTTATAAACTGAATGGTACTTTTCTATGGCGGATCGATCTGGGGATCAATATCCGCGAAGGAGCGCATTACACCCAATTTATGGTATATGATCTTGACGGAGACGGACGGGCTGAACTTGTTTGCAAGACAGCTGACGGAACAAAAGATGCAAAGGGTAAGATAATTGGAGATGAAAAAAAAGACTGGCGCAATGAAGTAGGTCGAATATTAGACGGACCGGAGTACCTCACTGTATTCGATGGTCTTACAGGTGCAGAGCGGCATACTGTAGGTTATATCCCGGACCGTTATCCGGTAGACGGATGGGGAATCGGTAGCCATAATGATAGTAAGGGAAATCGTGCTGATCGTTTTTTGGCTGCGGTAGCCTATCTGGATGGTGAACATCCAAGTGTATTGATGTGCAGAGGATATTATGGCCGTTCAGCAATTGTAACCTGGGATTTTGTAGATGGTAAACTCCGCCCACGCTGGAAATTTGATTCACAGAATGGTGACAGTCCCTATTCAGGACAAGGATTTCATAATCTTAGTGTTGCTGATGTAGATAATGATGGTCGGGACGAGATTGTATATGGCTCAATGACTATAGATGATGATGGCAAAGCTTTATACAGCAGCGGATTTGGACATGGTGATGCGAATCACGTCGGAGACTTGGATCCGGACAGTCCGGGTCTGGAGATCTTTACGATTCACGAACATCCGAAAGAAGATAAACCGGGTGCAGTACTAAGAAGAGCTTCTGATGGCAAAGTGTTGTGGGCAAAAGCTTATGGTGTAGATGTAGGACGTGGTGTAGCGGATAATATTGACGACTCGAATCCGGGAGCAGAAATGTGGTTTTCAGGAGACAGAAATTTATATAACAGTGCCGGCAAGCGGATCGGCCGGGCGCCTAATTCTGCCAATTTTCTGATCTGGTGGGATGGCGATCTGGAAAGAGAACTGCTAAACGGTACTACAGTTTCCAAATATGGAAAAGGAGAAATTTTCAGAGCACAAGGCTGTGTATCGAACAACGGAACTAAATCAACGCCGGTTTTAAGCGCTGACCTGTTCGGAGATTGGAGAGAAGAAGTTATTTTTGCCAGCGAAGATCAAACCGAACTGCGCATATATGCAACACCACATCCTACCCCTCACAGGTTATATACTTTGATGCATGATCCGCAGTATAGACTCAGTATAGCCTGGCAGAATGTAGGCTATAATCAGCCACCCCATACCAGTTATTTTGTTGGTAAAGATATGGCGCCTATCCGGCAGCCGAATATTAAAATTGTAAAACCTGTACAACCGAAAGATGAAACGATCAGGCCTTAA
- a CDS encoding glycoside hydrolase family 28 protein, protein MKNIFNLNIIAVAVCMLIMHAASAQEKVWTDVSQPLQEIEALRKIIVRPTFKNKDYNIADFGAKGDGVTKNTEAFRLAIEKCHAEGGGRVVVPHGVFLTGAIYLKSNVNLHLTDGTTILFSRDSSDYPIVFTRWEGMECMNYSSFIYAYGEENIAITGKGTLDGNSDNDNWWWWCGARKYGWNESRSGEQKPARARLHTMMHQEVDAKQRVFGDGQYLRPNFVQPYNCKNILIEDIKMINSPMWNLNPVLCENVTIERVKVISHGPNNDGCDPEACKNVLIKDCYFDTGDDCIAIKSGRDEDGRNIGRPAENHIIENCIMKDGHGGVVIGSEIAGGARNIYALNNKMDSPNLDRILRLKTSSSRGGIIENVFMKDVEVGTYKEAAVKFNMFYEKPGDHIPTIRNVWVENMHVKKGGKYALMSAAYESSPIKNFRMVNCEINGVKEPYKVDYLDNIIFENVIINGIKTEAPAGK, encoded by the coding sequence ATGAAGAATATATTTAACCTCAATATCATAGCCGTTGCTGTCTGCATGCTGATCATGCACGCTGCATCTGCACAGGAAAAAGTCTGGACCGATGTTTCGCAGCCTTTACAGGAAATCGAAGCATTGCGAAAAATCATTGTCAGACCTACATTTAAAAATAAGGATTACAATATTGCTGACTTCGGAGCGAAAGGGGATGGTGTGACCAAGAATACAGAAGCTTTCCGGCTGGCTATAGAAAAATGTCATGCTGAAGGCGGAGGCAGAGTTGTGGTTCCTCACGGCGTTTTTCTGACAGGTGCTATTTACCTCAAAAGCAATGTCAATCTGCATCTCACAGATGGTACTACTATTTTGTTTAGTCGCGACAGTTCGGATTATCCTATTGTATTTACGCGTTGGGAAGGGATGGAATGTATGAACTATTCTTCCTTTATCTATGCATATGGGGAAGAAAATATTGCGATCACAGGTAAGGGAACATTAGACGGAAACTCGGATAATGATAATTGGTGGTGGTGGTGCGGAGCCCGTAAATATGGATGGAACGAATCCAGAAGCGGAGAACAAAAACCTGCCAGAGCCAGACTGCATACGATGATGCATCAGGAAGTCGATGCTAAACAGCGGGTATTCGGAGACGGACAGTACCTAAGACCCAATTTTGTACAGCCTTACAACTGTAAAAATATCCTGATCGAAGATATTAAGATGATCAATTCGCCGATGTGGAATCTGAATCCTGTATTGTGTGAAAACGTAACTATAGAACGCGTTAAAGTGATTAGTCATGGGCCAAATAATGACGGTTGTGATCCGGAAGCCTGTAAAAATGTACTTATAAAAGACTGTTATTTCGATACCGGAGATGATTGTATTGCGATCAAATCCGGAAGAGATGAGGACGGACGCAATATCGGTCGTCCTGCTGAGAATCACATCATTGAAAATTGTATTATGAAAGACGGACACGGAGGTGTCGTTATCGGTAGCGAAATCGCTGGCGGAGCCCGTAATATTTATGCGCTGAATAATAAGATGGATAGTCCTAATCTGGACCGTATCCTTCGGTTGAAAACAAGCTCCAGTCGCGGAGGTATTATCGAAAATGTCTTTATGAAAGATGTAGAAGTAGGAACATATAAGGAAGCTGCTGTCAAATTCAATATGTTTTACGAAAAACCAGGTGATCATATCCCTACTATCCGCAATGTATGGGTAGAGAATATGCACGTTAAGAAAGGGGGTAAATATGCATTGATGTCGGCGGCATACGAAAGTTCACCCATTAAAAATTTCCGTATGGTCAATTGTGAGATCAATGGTGTGAAAGAACCGTATAAAGTGGATTATCTGGACAATATCATATTTGAAAATGTAATTATTAACGGCATAAAAACAGAGGCTCCTGCAGGAAAGTAG
- a CDS encoding DUF4450 domain-containing protein — MRFRKIHIVGLLVTGASLWVPVAFSQTADYWHGKERTLHYRPDGQDIVLVKGTRKFNRALYGTNTAFRVEAGDRPEFALYMPGMGGNLQFVLQSGDKMIRFDDLTLADVRYASGSMVYTINDNVLGGGQLQITVLAQADEEGMIVEVNSKNVPDGIALIAVYGGASGKTFSRAGDIGADPESSFYLLPEYCEHNTYQINKNNFQVSYPNKKGELQYLAGSFSGKPEVRLINASALKDVDQLWTSKASTTPAIAAKYKLNQTATAYVAIQRGQGKGAKAPQLSLQKLFDQSKNKVQTLAGRIRLHTPDEHINTVGSALVLAADGIWESPTYLHGAVAWRMRLNAWRGAYVANPLGWNDRAEAHFRSYVNSQVTEPAVGKVIADTALNIARHLEKMGTAMFSSGYISRNPNNNTVPHHYDMNLVFFDQLFTHFQYTGDRTFLKEVWPAIKRHLAWEKRNFDMDGDGLYDAYCAIWASDGLQYSGGGVTHTSAYNYRGNMMAARLAKVMGEDPAPYAREAEKIRKALLAKLWIRDKGYFAEFKDLLGEQLLHDQPGVWTIYHALDGRFMDSFQAYQALRYIDDYIPHIPVRVADVKDQGLYTLSTTNWQPYTWSVNNVALAENLQTALAYWQAGREGKAFELWKSNLVESMFYGASPGNFQQLSFYDGERGELYRDFADPIGVASRTLFEGLYGILPDALADTLTIQPGLPGCWEYSTLESPNIDFDFKLHNNVEHYTIRPKFQQKMNLKLVLKARKAGILSLSVNGIATPWKMVENAVGAAKIEIVPAKADHYDVQIRWADQAFENISYSQTSLADTHLSLQSGKAQIMEINDPQGLLESQDISKGTFQFKAKRNRGTFFVKVKQQDFSWWQPVDVRIAEPLALTVKEDPDQTSVTLTMTNQSGKAVEGILFIDQKQVQSVQLAQKETRNVVLPMTVFQSGTNTLQLMEKMDTLGSVQYSNWTLPLAAKVEVVDLKPYFNDAVTQLFQNKYWSPRPASPTLQLPVQGIGNWCYPNTTATIDDAGLRAASVNGVFNLPNGLSFGISAAKGNNILFTSQWDNFPTEKAIPLSGKAKHAYFLMAGSTNPMQSQLVNAIIQIQYRDGTTAELALRNPENWWPVEQDFSEDPYAFVLKQDRPLRVHLKTGKVVKGGEAKYVEIKGFTKRGIDGGAATVLDLPLDARKELKSLKLKTIANDVVVGLMGVSLLR, encoded by the coding sequence ATGAGATTCAGAAAGATACATATTGTTGGATTATTGGTGACGGGGGCTTCCTTGTGGGTTCCTGTTGCCTTTAGTCAAACAGCAGATTACTGGCATGGAAAAGAGCGGACCTTACATTACCGTCCTGACGGTCAGGATATCGTACTGGTAAAAGGTACACGTAAGTTTAATCGTGCTTTGTATGGTACGAATACGGCCTTTCGCGTAGAAGCAGGAGATCGTCCCGAATTTGCCTTGTATATGCCCGGTATGGGCGGCAATCTGCAGTTTGTGCTCCAATCGGGTGACAAAATGATCCGGTTTGATGACCTTACACTGGCAGATGTACGTTATGCTTCCGGAAGTATGGTCTATACGATCAATGACAACGTTTTGGGCGGAGGACAATTGCAGATCACCGTATTGGCTCAGGCAGATGAAGAGGGGATGATCGTAGAGGTGAACTCCAAAAATGTGCCTGACGGAATAGCATTGATCGCTGTTTACGGAGGTGCAAGTGGAAAAACATTCAGTCGTGCCGGAGATATAGGAGCAGACCCGGAATCGAGTTTTTATCTGTTGCCGGAGTACTGTGAACATAATACCTATCAGATCAATAAAAATAACTTTCAGGTATCCTACCCCAATAAAAAGGGAGAACTGCAATATCTGGCCGGATCATTTTCCGGAAAACCGGAGGTCAGACTGATTAATGCCTCTGCGTTGAAAGATGTGGATCAGTTGTGGACCAGTAAGGCTTCAACAACTCCGGCGATAGCCGCAAAATATAAACTGAATCAAACTGCAACTGCCTATGTTGCTATTCAACGAGGACAAGGCAAAGGAGCAAAAGCACCTCAGCTCTCTCTCCAGAAACTGTTTGATCAAAGTAAAAATAAAGTACAGACCTTAGCCGGACGTATACGGTTACATACACCGGATGAGCATATCAATACGGTCGGAAGTGCGCTTGTGCTTGCTGCAGACGGAATATGGGAATCGCCTACCTATTTGCATGGTGCTGTCGCCTGGCGGATGCGGCTGAATGCCTGGAGAGGTGCATATGTGGCCAATCCCTTGGGATGGAATGACCGTGCAGAAGCCCATTTCAGAAGTTATGTCAATTCACAGGTTACAGAACCCGCAGTAGGAAAAGTTATAGCAGACACCGCACTTAATATTGCCCGGCATCTGGAAAAAATGGGTACGGCCATGTTCTCAAGTGGCTATATCTCCCGTAATCCGAATAACAATACGGTACCGCATCATTATGATATGAATCTGGTCTTCTTCGATCAGCTGTTTACACATTTTCAGTATACCGGAGACCGGACCTTCCTGAAAGAAGTCTGGCCGGCTATCAAGAGACATCTCGCCTGGGAAAAGCGGAATTTTGATATGGACGGAGATGGATTATACGATGCCTACTGTGCTATTTGGGCCAGTGATGGTTTGCAATATTCAGGAGGAGGAGTTACTCATACTTCAGCTTACAATTACCGGGGCAATATGATGGCTGCCCGATTAGCAAAAGTGATGGGGGAAGACCCTGCTCCGTATGCTCGGGAAGCGGAGAAGATCAGGAAGGCTTTACTGGCGAAGCTTTGGATCAGGGACAAAGGTTATTTTGCAGAATTTAAGGATTTACTAGGCGAACAGTTGCTACATGATCAGCCCGGAGTATGGACGATCTACCATGCATTGGATGGACGGTTTATGGATTCGTTTCAGGCCTATCAGGCATTACGTTATATAGATGATTATATTCCTCATATTCCTGTTCGTGTGGCTGATGTGAAAGATCAGGGCTTGTATACCTTATCCACAACAAACTGGCAACCCTATACCTGGTCAGTCAACAATGTGGCTTTGGCAGAGAATCTGCAGACAGCACTGGCCTATTGGCAGGCCGGTAGAGAAGGGAAAGCTTTTGAACTCTGGAAAAGTAATCTTGTAGAAAGCATGTTCTACGGAGCCAGTCCGGGTAATTTTCAGCAGCTTTCGTTCTATGATGGAGAACGGGGTGAATTGTACCGGGATTTTGCAGATCCCATCGGAGTAGCTTCCAGAACTCTTTTTGAAGGCTTGTACGGGATTTTACCGGATGCATTAGCAGATACGCTGACTATACAGCCGGGCTTGCCTGGATGCTGGGAGTACAGTACATTAGAAAGTCCGAATATTGATTTTGACTTTAAACTCCATAACAATGTGGAACACTATACGATCAGGCCTAAATTTCAGCAGAAGATGAACCTAAAACTGGTCCTGAAAGCCAGAAAAGCCGGCATCCTGTCGCTATCTGTTAACGGAATAGCAACGCCATGGAAAATGGTTGAAAATGCTGTAGGAGCAGCCAAAATAGAAATTGTTCCGGCAAAAGCGGATCATTACGATGTTCAGATCCGATGGGCAGATCAGGCATTCGAAAATATCAGTTATTCGCAGACCTCTTTAGCAGATACACATCTGTCTTTACAATCCGGTAAAGCCCAAATTATGGAGATAAATGATCCGCAGGGACTGCTCGAAAGTCAGGATATAAGTAAAGGCACATTTCAGTTTAAAGCAAAGCGCAACCGGGGAACTTTCTTTGTAAAGGTGAAACAACAGGATTTCAGCTGGTGGCAACCTGTGGATGTGCGTATTGCTGAACCGCTGGCGCTCACCGTAAAAGAAGATCCGGATCAAACATCCGTAACGCTGACGATGACAAATCAATCCGGAAAAGCGGTTGAGGGAATTTTGTTTATAGATCAGAAACAAGTACAGTCTGTTCAACTGGCTCAAAAGGAAACCCGCAATGTAGTGTTGCCGATGACCGTATTCCAATCAGGGACAAATACCCTTCAGCTCATGGAAAAAATGGATACACTCGGATCCGTTCAGTATAGCAATTGGACGTTGCCCTTAGCAGCTAAAGTCGAGGTTGTCGATCTGAAACCCTATTTTAACGATGCTGTTACGCAGCTTTTCCAGAATAAATACTGGAGTCCGCGTCCCGCCTCTCCTACATTGCAGCTACCTGTTCAGGGTATCGGAAACTGGTGCTATCCGAATACGACAGCAACTATTGATGATGCCGGATTACGTGCTGCGTCTGTTAACGGAGTTTTCAACCTGCCAAATGGATTGTCTTTCGGCATCTCAGCTGCTAAAGGAAATAATATCCTTTTCACTTCACAGTGGGATAATTTCCCGACAGAAAAAGCAATTCCGCTGTCAGGCAAAGCTAAACATGCCTACTTCCTGATGGCCGGTTCGACCAACCCTATGCAAAGTCAGCTGGTCAACGCCATCATACAGATACAGTATAGAGATGGAACGACGGCAGAACTTGCCTTGCGTAATCCTGAAAACTGGTGGCCCGTAGAACAGGATTTTTCAGAGGATCCCTATGCGTTCGTATTGAAACAGGATCGTCCGCTCAGGGTACATCTGAAAACGGGAAAAGTAGTCAAAGGAGGAGAAGCGAAATATGTAGAAATAAAAGGATTTACAAAACGGGGCATTGACGGAGGAGCCGCAACTGTACTGGATCTGCCCCTGGATGCTAGAAAAGAACTCAAAAGTCTCAAACTTAAAACGATTGCCAATGATGTCGTTGTAGGATTGATGGGGGTAAGTCTGTTGCGCTAA
- a CDS encoding glycoside hydrolase family protein, producing the protein MIYNRKKFLTLFAQTLGLIACHSTVLGQISVLKLRESAFSKGLKYIGRALELEGYYVWCSSPIYANDGQVHIFFSRWKQELGMGGWLKGSEIVHATASAPDQPFVVKETILAPRGAGYWDATTCHNPSISQFNNTYYLYYMGNSNGKTNTKRIGLATAESLDGPWKRTDQPILEAGEEGSWDDHCTTNPTVIQRAEKDYYLFYKSWNTADYLAGKGAIRGNRKYGLAVASSPEGPFKKYAHNPVIDFSAKGGNAQFEDAFVWIEKGVFYMIARDMGVQSHEDGLLMRSADGKKWSEPDLAFKAVTAYTKEGPYPAFLKRVGRLERPMLLLNKENKPEWLFGASQGGKYNTSSAMVFRCTSNQIW; encoded by the coding sequence TTGCACAGACACTTGGGCTGATCGCTTGTCATTCGACAGTGCTTGGACAAATCTCTGTTTTAAAATTACGGGAATCAGCCTTTTCAAAAGGATTGAAATATATTGGCCGTGCATTGGAACTGGAAGGCTACTATGTGTGGTGCAGTTCACCGATCTATGCTAACGATGGTCAGGTGCATATATTCTTTTCCAGATGGAAACAGGAATTGGGAATGGGCGGCTGGCTCAAAGGATCAGAGATTGTACATGCGACAGCCTCTGCACCGGATCAGCCTTTTGTTGTAAAAGAAACAATACTTGCTCCGCGCGGAGCCGGTTACTGGGACGCTACTACTTGTCATAATCCTTCAATAAGCCAGTTCAATAATACGTATTACCTCTATTATATGGGCAATTCTAACGGTAAGACCAATACCAAAAGAATAGGTCTGGCCACCGCTGAATCATTGGACGGACCCTGGAAGCGTACAGATCAGCCGATTTTAGAAGCAGGTGAAGAAGGTAGCTGGGATGACCATTGTACGACTAATCCTACAGTGATACAGAGAGCGGAGAAGGATTACTACCTTTTTTACAAATCCTGGAATACAGCCGATTATCTGGCAGGTAAAGGAGCAATACGCGGCAACCGTAAATATGGATTAGCTGTTGCTTCTTCCCCGGAGGGACCTTTTAAAAAGTATGCGCATAATCCTGTTATTGATTTCTCTGCAAAAGGAGGGAATGCGCAGTTTGAAGATGCTTTTGTCTGGATCGAAAAGGGAGTATTTTATATGATTGCCCGGGATATGGGTGTTCAGAGTCATGAAGACGGATTATTGATGCGATCTGCTGACGGTAAAAAGTGGTCCGAACCTGATCTGGCTTTTAAAGCTGTAACCGCTTATACCAAAGAAGGGCCTTATCCGGCATTTCTCAAACGTGTGGGCCGGCTGGAACGTCCCATGCTGCTGTTAAATAAAGAAAACAAGCCCGAGTGGCTGTTCGGAGCGTCTCAGGGAGGAAAATATAATACTTCTTCCGCAATGGTTTTCCGTTGTACATCAAACCAAATCTGGTAA
- a CDS encoding glycoside hydrolase family 28 protein, whose protein sequence is MNVFKCNPRDLAPKAMLMGILLVFVSFTAFATSDPSWVDKVGARNFKVGKAVVYANDFGAREDGMTISTKAIQQAIDACAKKGGGKVQFRPGKYLTGSIFIKSGVFLHVDEGVELLGSQSLEDYPQINTRVAGIEMVWPAALVNINGQQKAGISGKGIINGQGKPFWDAYWKLRSEYDKKGLRWIVDYDAQRPRTVIVDGSEDIIIRDVTLKQAGFWTVHLLYSSYVTVDGIIIKNNINGIGPSTDGIDIDSSKWIRIQNADIDCNDDNFCIKSGRDWDGLRVNRPTEYVLITDCISRKGDGLITFGSETSGGMRHIIARNLKAHGTKVGIRLKSARNRGGVVEDILLENIQMDSVRTAFEVTPNWNPSYSYSKLPAGYDINKVPEHWKKMVTPVEPASKGIPTFQNIQIKNVFVKFAQRAINVDGLQENPLQKFSLENVAITAKTAGVIRHAKNWQLNNVKVTAQDGTKVVLEDTENINL, encoded by the coding sequence ATGAACGTATTCAAATGTAATCCGAGAGACCTTGCTCCCAAAGCCATGCTGATGGGCATCCTTTTGGTATTTGTTTCATTCACAGCTTTTGCTACGTCAGACCCGAGCTGGGTGGACAAAGTAGGCGCAAGAAATTTTAAAGTCGGGAAGGCTGTTGTATATGCCAACGACTTTGGAGCCAGGGAAGATGGAATGACCATAAGCACAAAAGCTATTCAGCAGGCTATAGATGCCTGTGCAAAAAAAGGCGGAGGTAAGGTACAATTCCGTCCGGGCAAATACCTGACGGGTTCTATTTTTATTAAATCCGGTGTATTTCTGCATGTAGATGAAGGAGTAGAGCTCTTAGGTAGCCAGTCTTTGGAAGATTATCCTCAAATCAATACCCGTGTGGCAGGTATAGAAATGGTCTGGCCAGCGGCTCTTGTGAATATCAACGGGCAGCAAAAAGCCGGAATATCCGGAAAGGGAATTATCAACGGACAGGGAAAGCCATTCTGGGATGCGTACTGGAAGCTGAGATCTGAATATGATAAGAAAGGATTGAGATGGATTGTGGATTATGATGCACAGCGTCCGCGCACTGTGATTGTAGACGGAAGTGAGGATATCATCATCAGAGACGTGACATTGAAACAAGCTGGTTTCTGGACGGTTCATTTGCTTTACTCTTCATATGTCACCGTGGACGGGATTATTATTAAGAATAATATTAATGGTATCGGTCCGAGTACAGACGGTATTGATATTGATTCCTCCAAATGGATCCGTATACAAAATGCAGACATAGATTGCAATGATGATAATTTCTGTATTAAATCCGGTCGTGACTGGGATGGCCTGCGGGTCAACAGACCGACCGAGTATGTCCTTATCACTGATTGTATATCCCGTAAGGGAGATGGTCTGATTACCTTCGGAAGTGAGACTTCCGGTGGTATGCGCCACATTATTGCACGTAATCTCAAAGCACATGGTACTAAAGTTGGAATCCGTCTCAAATCAGCGCGAAACCGGGGTGGGGTCGTGGAAGATATTCTGCTCGAAAATATACAGATGGACAGTGTCAGAACTGCATTTGAAGTTACTCCAAACTGGAATCCTTCTTACAGCTATTCCAAACTTCCGGCCGGATATGACATCAATAAAGTACCGGAGCATTGGAAAAAGATGGTGACTCCTGTAGAGCCTGCCAGCAAAGGAATTCCAACATTTCAGAACATACAGATCAAAAATGTCTTTGTGAAATTTGCACAACGTGCTATCAATGTGGATGGTTTACAGGAAAATCCTTTACAAAAATTCAGCCTTGAAAATGTAGCTATTACTGCAAAGACAGCAGGCGTAATCCGTCATGCCAAAAACTGGCAGCTGAACAATGTAAAAGTAACTGCTCAGGATGGAACGAAGGTCGTACTTGAAGATACAGAGAATATTAACCTATAA